The candidate division KSB1 bacterium genome has a segment encoding these proteins:
- a CDS encoding Ldh family oxidoreductase, with product MAEVYYPIQKLKDFARDVFIGLGCPAEDAEICADVLAAADRRGIDSHGVGRLKPIYYDRIREGTQNAVTQIKVERDIGATAVIDGGNGMGMVVAKRCMEMAIEKASVYGIGMVVAKNSTHYGIAAYYPLMACERDMIGLTGTNARPSVAPTWGVENLLGTNPLVFAVPTDEPFPFTNDYATSTCQRGKIELYARLGKPLPVGWVVDSDGKAMTDAEAVLKALTSGTAALTPLGGIGEEMGGHKGYGFAAVVELLTAGLTLSPFLKQLNGVDESGKKTAIPLSHFFIAVDVSHFADPQQFKKQSGDILRSLRSSRKAKGAERIYTHGEKEYFFSIEREKTGAPLPPLVQKQLVQMRDELALHHWRFPWE from the coding sequence ATGGCGGAAGTATATTATCCGATTCAGAAATTAAAAGATTTTGCCCGAGATGTCTTTATAGGTCTGGGGTGTCCGGCGGAAGACGCCGAAATCTGCGCCGACGTGCTGGCAGCGGCGGACCGCCGCGGAATTGATTCGCACGGAGTCGGCAGGCTGAAGCCGATCTACTATGACCGCATCAGAGAGGGGACGCAGAACGCCGTGACGCAGATCAAGGTCGAACGGGACATCGGCGCCACCGCCGTAATCGACGGCGGCAACGGCATGGGAATGGTTGTTGCCAAACGATGCATGGAAATGGCCATCGAAAAGGCCTCCGTTTACGGCATCGGAATGGTGGTTGCCAAAAACTCTACCCATTACGGTATCGCGGCATACTATCCTTTGATGGCTTGCGAACGGGACATGATCGGGCTCACCGGCACCAATGCGCGGCCGTCTGTCGCCCCGACTTGGGGTGTCGAAAACCTGCTCGGTACAAATCCGTTGGTCTTTGCCGTGCCGACGGACGAGCCGTTCCCTTTTACCAACGACTATGCCACATCGACCTGTCAACGCGGCAAAATTGAACTGTACGCACGCTTGGGCAAGCCGCTGCCGGTCGGTTGGGTGGTCGATTCAGACGGAAAAGCAATGACCGACGCAGAGGCAGTGTTGAAGGCTTTAACGTCAGGGACCGCCGCCCTTACACCGCTCGGAGGAATAGGAGAGGAGATGGGAGGGCACAAGGGGTACGGCTTTGCCGCGGTCGTCGAACTGCTCACCGCCGGATTGACGCTCAGCCCGTTTCTAAAACAACTGAACGGCGTCGACGAGAGCGGGAAAAAGACGGCGATTCCGCTTTCTCACTTTTTCATTGCCGTCGATGTTTCCCACTTTGCAGATCCGCAACAATTCAAAAAACAGAGCGGCGATATCCTCCGGAGCTTGAGGTCTTCACGCAAGGCTAAAGGCGCCGAGCGGATCTATACCCATGGGGAGAAGGAATATTTCTTTTCGATCGAGCGCGAAAAGACCGGCGCACCCTTGCCGCCTTTGGTGCAAAAACAGCTGGTGCAAATGCGCGACGAATTGGCGCTCCATCATTGGCGGTTTCCTTGGGAATGA
- a CDS encoding GWxTD domain-containing protein codes for MRCRDIYLVLYFLVAVQVYSQGLHTSLDWAKFEYDGQNAYVEFYYSLPSSAPVFVTRDGKQIASTLGVIRLRQNGLPVKEFAWKSEAERSGEEQPLSAIVDKIGVAIPYGNYDGEFVLKDLNQPQRFDSLRFPLSLPPPSTGVPRISEIQVAGNLFQAAGNTSSPFYKNGLIVEPNPSLIFSFEKPMLFSYVEAYEPPKEGYRMVYRVIAKESDDAVLPEKAVVKAQAVSPSVEIGAVNVGKLNSGAYRLVVEMQTLSGQPLAVQQKTFFVLQKEALAQAGSSEPYEDSVLASMDSSQIDLEFQIIFYLLSKEEQQVHGQIANLEGKRRFVYNFWHNKYPQYAVGSNPVREEYYRRYAYANEHFQAFRIDGWKTDRGRVYMIYGPPDDIERRPNEQNFVPYEIWFYQKLQNGVRFVFGDLEGYRNYRLVHSDLFGELQDANYMSVLRKGY; via the coding sequence ATGAGGTGCAGGGATATCTATCTTGTTTTGTATTTTCTTGTTGCGGTACAAGTTTATTCTCAGGGACTTCATACCAGTCTGGATTGGGCCAAATTCGAATATGACGGCCAAAACGCCTATGTCGAATTTTACTACAGCCTGCCGAGCAGCGCACCGGTCTTTGTGACCCGCGACGGCAAACAGATCGCATCGACTCTGGGCGTCATACGCCTTCGTCAAAACGGGCTGCCGGTCAAAGAATTTGCCTGGAAAAGCGAAGCAGAGCGAAGCGGCGAAGAACAGCCGCTCAGCGCCATTGTGGATAAAATCGGCGTCGCGATACCCTACGGAAATTATGACGGTGAATTCGTTCTCAAAGACCTCAATCAGCCGCAGCGGTTCGACAGCCTTCGATTTCCTCTCAGTCTTCCACCGCCTTCCACGGGAGTTCCGCGCATCAGCGAGATACAAGTCGCCGGCAATTTGTTTCAGGCGGCCGGCAATACCTCTTCGCCCTTTTACAAAAACGGCTTGATTGTAGAACCAAACCCCAGTCTCATTTTTTCCTTTGAGAAACCGATGCTCTTCAGTTATGTGGAAGCTTACGAGCCGCCGAAAGAAGGGTATCGAATGGTCTATCGTGTCATAGCCAAAGAAAGCGATGACGCGGTATTGCCGGAAAAAGCAGTGGTCAAAGCGCAGGCCGTTTCTCCCAGCGTCGAGATCGGCGCGGTAAACGTCGGCAAACTGAACTCCGGCGCTTACCGGCTGGTGGTGGAAATGCAGACACTGAGCGGTCAACCGTTGGCCGTTCAGCAAAAAACCTTTTTCGTATTGCAGAAAGAAGCTTTGGCGCAAGCAGGGTCGAGTGAGCCTTATGAAGATTCGGTTTTGGCTTCCATGGACTCTTCTCAGATCGATCTCGAATTTCAGATAATCTTTTATCTGCTTTCCAAAGAGGAGCAGCAGGTTCATGGACAAATCGCCAATTTAGAAGGCAAGCGGCGCTTCGTTTACAACTTTTGGCATAACAAATATCCGCAGTATGCGGTCGGTAGTAATCCGGTGCGAGAGGAGTATTACCGGCGCTATGCCTACGCAAATGAACATTTTCAAGCCTTTAGAATCGACGGTTGGAAGACCGATAGGGGCCGAGTCTATATGATTTACGGCCCGCCGGACGACATAGAGCGGCGACCGAATGAACAGAACTTTGTCCCTTACGAAATCTGGTTCTATCAAAAACTGCAAAACGGCGTGCGTTTTGTATTCGGCGATCTTGAAGGATACCGAAATTATAGGTTGGTTCATTCGGATCTTTTCGGGGAACTGCAGGACGCAAATTATATGTCTGTTTTGCGAAAAGGATACTGA